In Astatotilapia calliptera chromosome 20, fAstCal1.2, whole genome shotgun sequence, one genomic interval encodes:
- the LOC113013785 gene encoding phosphatidylinositol 4,5-bisphosphate 3-kinase catalytic subunit gamma isoform isoform X2 yields MDAAVNRPTRPHSIDSVRRLSTQGCFENTLKFICEFKPGDEDQDISLGCEPISVTLPAQCSVYQLRLRICMEAQEQNCHPDPFAILDPEKYSLLYARGGDWYEAYDDCQVIRTLDIPWSRNDPHCLSAHIIVKPPVAVDPEENEKQQQCLTYLIGHDLEKEASDRLGELTFTRRKLASARKQELKKRDDKLYATEPWITHTALPEELQEWQNRDFPVTFHYMSRISFSIKADLSTTPQLLLKVFERVMNDRGIKYDGPDNLVLKVAGREEFLSGDYALNDFLWVRQCLKTNQELHLFVVPVSQLPSEAVKFVDWPLVDGFSGQFSSHNDLSLKGKDLDDIFMISLWDCNRNFRVKLLGFDIPQLPSKCPQSVYVEASILHGNKVLSSVSSIPKPLSDEVLWNEWLDFDVLLRDLPRGAKLGLTINESPSDMSAATKVPSPSSNKTIDLLKGRGKVLYFVNLLLIDHRSVLSQGPYTLHMWSHPGLDDEAITYQADKLSTATNPDIADSMAISFLLDRYSFPVVVPNTVTNSECSNSREPINTKKPCLRRFREESVRYASSLPQYLRNVDWMNRNSVEDVHWLLGYWQPGELDVTVALELLSMDFADEFIRRLAVKRLESLSNDDVLKYLLQLVQILKVEPYHDSFLARYLIQRALRSKRIGHFFFWYVRSEVAGCPYYRQRMAVILEAYLLGCGQAMLDSFTQQVQAVEALQEVAVIIKNLYPDKTNLDSTTPFRLQGLLRDSNLPNEFLLPFDPRIKCGRILLDKCKVMASKKKPLWLEFSPMPSPTSATPVGIIFKEGDDLRQDMLVIQALVLMDSIWKEKSLDLNLVPYGCISTGHNIGMIEIVRNATTIAAVQRSQGGATGAFKNNALFEWLKSKCPLQEIHFKNVERFVNSCAGYCVATYVLGIGDRHNDNIMIREDGNLFHIDFGHILGNRKHFLGVKRERAPFVLTPDFLYVMGRVDGRNSLYFQRFRDTCTEAYLSLRSHSRLLVTLFSLMLLTGIPELSAAEDMRYLRVALQEEQNEADAREHFLQQISECEKLGWTVQANFWIHMMGGIK; encoded by the exons ATGGATGCTGCTGTGAATCGGCCAACCCGTCCACACTCTATAGACAGTGTAAGAAGACTGTCTACCCAAGGCTGCTTTGAGAACACCCTGAAGTTTATTTGTGAGTTTAAGCCTGGTGATGAGGATCAGGATATCAGCTTGGGCTGCGAGCCGATATCAGTCACCCTCCCTGCACAGTGTAGTGTCTACCAATTGAGGCTACGCATCTGTATGGAG GCACAGGAGCAAAACTGCCACCCAGACCCTTTTGCAATATTGGACCCCGAGAAATACAGCCTGCTCTATGCCAGGGGTGGCGACTGGTATGAAGCCTACGATGACTGTCAGGTTATCAGGACATTAGACATTCCATGGTCACGTAATGACCCTCATTGCCTATCAGCACACATAATAGTAAAACCGCCTGTGGCAGTTGATCCAGAGGAGAACGAGAAACAACAGCAGTGCCTGACTTATCTGATCGGACATGACCTGGAGAAAGAAGCATCTGATAGACTTGGTGAGCTCACCTTCACCCGTCGGAAACTGGCATCTGCTAGGAAACAAGAGCTGAAGAAACGGGATGACAAGTTGTATGCCACAGAGCCTTGGATAACGCATACCGCCTTACCAGAAGAACTACAAGAATGGCAGAACAGAGACTTTCCTGTCACTTTCCACTACATGAGCAGGATCAGCTTCAGCATAAAGGCTGACCTCAGCACAACACCACAACTACTTCTTAAAGTTTTTGAAAGGGTGATGAATGACCGAGGGATTAAATACGATGGGCCTGACAATCTCGTGTTGAAAGTTGCAGGCAGGGAGGAGTTTTTATCTGGAGACTACGCCCTGAACGATTTCCTCTGGGTGCGACAGTGCCTGAAAACCAACCAAGAGCTTCACCTCTTTGTTGTCCCTGTGTCGCAGCTTCCTTCGGAGGCTGTCAAATTTGTGGACTGGCCACTTGTTGATGGTTTTAGCGGCCAGTTCAGTTCCCACAATGATCTCAGCCTTAAAGGGAAGGATTTGGATGACATCTTCATGATATCCTTGTGGGACTGCAACAGAAATTTCAGAGTCAAATTGCTTGGATTTGATATCCCACAACTTCCAAGCAAATGCCCTCAGTCTGTTTATGTTGAAGCATCCATACTCCATGGTAACAAGGTCCTCTCTTCAGTATCCTCCATTCCCAAGCCCCTTTCAGATGAAGTGCTGTGGAATGAGTGGCTGGACTTTGATGTTCTTCTTAGGGATCTGCCACGTGGAGCTAAGCTGGGTCTCACTATTAACGAAAGTCCTAGTGACATGTCTGCTGCAACAAAAGTGCCATCGCCTTCAAGCAACAAAACAATAGACTTGCTGAAAGGGAGAGGAAAAGTGCTCTACTTTGTCAACCTACTCCTCATAGATCACAG GTCTGTTCTGAGCCAGGGGCCCTACACACTGCACATGTGGTCACACCCTGGCCTGGATGATGAGGCCATCACCTACCAAGCAGACAAGCTGTCAACTGCTACTAACCCAGACATAGCTGACTCCATGGCTATCAGCTTCCTTTTAGACCGCTACAGCTTTCCTGTGGTTGTCCCAAATACTGTTACCAACTCTGAATGTTCCAACTCCAGAGAAC CCATCAACACCAAAAAGCCATGCCTCAGAAGGTTTCGGGAGGAAAGTGTCCGTTATGCCTCCAGTCTACCCCAGTACTTGCGTAATGTTGACTGGATGAACCGCAATTCGGTTGAAGATGTCCACTGGCTACTGGGATACTGGCAACCTGGGGAACTGGATGTAACAGTGGCATTGGAGCTACTAAGCATGGATTTTGCAGACGAGTTTATCAGGAGACTGGCAGTGAAGAGACTGGAGAGTCTGTCGAATGATGATGTGTTGAAGTATTTGCTTCAGCTTGTGCAG ATCCTAAAAGTGGAACCTTACCATGACAGTTTCCTCGCTCGGTACCTCATCCAAAGAGCTCTGCGG AGCAAAAGAATCGGACACTTCTTCTTCTGGTACGTTCGCAGTGAGGTAGCAGGGTGCCCGTATTACCGACAGCGCATGGCTGTGATTCTGGAGGCCTACCTGCTGGGCTGTGGTCAGGCCATGCTCGACAGCTTCACCCAGCAGGTCCAGGCGGTGGAGGCCCTGCAGGAGGTCGCTGTCATCATTAAAAACCTGTACCCTGACAAGACCAACCTTGATTCTACAA CTCCCTTCCGGCTTCAGGGACTTCTTAGAGACAGTAACCTGCCAAATGAATTCTTGCTGCCCTTTGACCCTCGCATTAAATGTGGAAGGATCCTG CTCGATAAATGCAAAGTAATGGCCTCAAAGAAGAAGCCTCTGTGGCTGGAGTTCTCTCCCATGCCATCACCTACCTCCGCCACACCTGTTGGAATAATCTTCAAAGAGGGGGATGACCTCAGACAGGACATGCTGGTCATTCAG GCACTGGTGCTGATGGACTCCATCTGGAAGGAGAAATCCCTGGACCTCAATCTTGTTCCATATGGCTGCATCTCCACTGGACACAACATAG GTATGATTGAGATTGTGAGGAATGCAACAACGATCGCTGCGGTCCAGAGGAGCCAAGGAGGAGCAACTGGAGCCTTCAAAAATAATGCTCTGTTTGAGTGGCTCAAGTCCAAATGTCCACTACAGGAAATT CACTTCAAGAACGTGGAGAGATTTGTGAATTCCTGTGCTGGTTACTGTGTGGCCACATATGTACTGGGTATAGGCGATCGacacaatgacaacatcatGATCAGAGAAGACG GGAACTTGTTTCACATTGACTTCGGACACATCCTGGGTAACAGGAAGCACTTTCTTGGCGTGAAAAGGGAGCGAGCACCTTTCGTCCTCACACCTGACTTCCTGTATGTCATGGGCAGGGTCGATGGTCGCAACAGCCTCTACTTTCAGCGTTTTAGG GACACCTGCACAGAAGCATACCTCTCCCTGCGCTCCCACTCTCGTCTGTTGGTGACTCttttctccctcatgctgcTCACGGGCATCCCAGAGCTGAGCGCTGCAGAGGATATGCGCTACTTGCGGGTGGCACTCCAGGAGGAGCAGAATGAGGCAGATGCCAGGGAGCACTTTCTCCAACAAATCTCTGAGTGTGAGAAGCTGGGCTGGACTGTGCAGGCCAACTTCTGGATCCACATGATGGGAGGCATCAAGTAG
- the LOC113013785 gene encoding phosphatidylinositol 4,5-bisphosphate 3-kinase catalytic subunit gamma isoform isoform X1, producing MDAAVNRPTRPHSIDSVRRLSTQGCFENTLKFICEFKPGDEDQDISLGCEPISVTLPAQCSVYQLRLRICMEAQEQNCHPDPFAILDPEKYSLLYARGGDWYEAYDDCQVIRTLDIPWSRNDPHCLSAHIIVKPPVAVDPEENEKQQQCLTYLIGHDLEKEASDRLGELTFTRRKLASARKQELKKRDDKLYATEPWITHTALPEELQEWQNRDFPVTFHYMSRISFSIKADLSTTPQLLLKVFERVMNDRGIKYDGPDNLVLKVAGREEFLSGDYALNDFLWVRQCLKTNQELHLFVVPVSQLPSEAVKFVDWPLVDGFSGQFSSHNDLSLKGKDLDDIFMISLWDCNRNFRVKLLGFDIPQLPSKCPQSVYVEASILHGNKVLSSVSSIPKPLSDEVLWNEWLDFDVLLRDLPRGAKLGLTINESPSDMSAATKVPSPSSNKTIDLLKGRGKVLYFVNLLLIDHRSVLSQGPYTLHMWSHPGLDDEAITYQADKLSTATNPDIADSMAISFLLDRYSFPVVVPNTVTNSECSNSRERENHESHVPPPLPIKRYSLPANSLADSVTLKSPTTAINTKKPCLRRFREESVRYASSLPQYLRNVDWMNRNSVEDVHWLLGYWQPGELDVTVALELLSMDFADEFIRRLAVKRLESLSNDDVLKYLLQLVQILKVEPYHDSFLARYLIQRALRSKRIGHFFFWYVRSEVAGCPYYRQRMAVILEAYLLGCGQAMLDSFTQQVQAVEALQEVAVIIKNLYPDKTNLDSTTPFRLQGLLRDSNLPNEFLLPFDPRIKCGRILLDKCKVMASKKKPLWLEFSPMPSPTSATPVGIIFKEGDDLRQDMLVIQALVLMDSIWKEKSLDLNLVPYGCISTGHNIGMIEIVRNATTIAAVQRSQGGATGAFKNNALFEWLKSKCPLQEIHFKNVERFVNSCAGYCVATYVLGIGDRHNDNIMIREDGNLFHIDFGHILGNRKHFLGVKRERAPFVLTPDFLYVMGRVDGRNSLYFQRFRDTCTEAYLSLRSHSRLLVTLFSLMLLTGIPELSAAEDMRYLRVALQEEQNEADAREHFLQQISECEKLGWTVQANFWIHMMGGIK from the exons ATGGATGCTGCTGTGAATCGGCCAACCCGTCCACACTCTATAGACAGTGTAAGAAGACTGTCTACCCAAGGCTGCTTTGAGAACACCCTGAAGTTTATTTGTGAGTTTAAGCCTGGTGATGAGGATCAGGATATCAGCTTGGGCTGCGAGCCGATATCAGTCACCCTCCCTGCACAGTGTAGTGTCTACCAATTGAGGCTACGCATCTGTATGGAG GCACAGGAGCAAAACTGCCACCCAGACCCTTTTGCAATATTGGACCCCGAGAAATACAGCCTGCTCTATGCCAGGGGTGGCGACTGGTATGAAGCCTACGATGACTGTCAGGTTATCAGGACATTAGACATTCCATGGTCACGTAATGACCCTCATTGCCTATCAGCACACATAATAGTAAAACCGCCTGTGGCAGTTGATCCAGAGGAGAACGAGAAACAACAGCAGTGCCTGACTTATCTGATCGGACATGACCTGGAGAAAGAAGCATCTGATAGACTTGGTGAGCTCACCTTCACCCGTCGGAAACTGGCATCTGCTAGGAAACAAGAGCTGAAGAAACGGGATGACAAGTTGTATGCCACAGAGCCTTGGATAACGCATACCGCCTTACCAGAAGAACTACAAGAATGGCAGAACAGAGACTTTCCTGTCACTTTCCACTACATGAGCAGGATCAGCTTCAGCATAAAGGCTGACCTCAGCACAACACCACAACTACTTCTTAAAGTTTTTGAAAGGGTGATGAATGACCGAGGGATTAAATACGATGGGCCTGACAATCTCGTGTTGAAAGTTGCAGGCAGGGAGGAGTTTTTATCTGGAGACTACGCCCTGAACGATTTCCTCTGGGTGCGACAGTGCCTGAAAACCAACCAAGAGCTTCACCTCTTTGTTGTCCCTGTGTCGCAGCTTCCTTCGGAGGCTGTCAAATTTGTGGACTGGCCACTTGTTGATGGTTTTAGCGGCCAGTTCAGTTCCCACAATGATCTCAGCCTTAAAGGGAAGGATTTGGATGACATCTTCATGATATCCTTGTGGGACTGCAACAGAAATTTCAGAGTCAAATTGCTTGGATTTGATATCCCACAACTTCCAAGCAAATGCCCTCAGTCTGTTTATGTTGAAGCATCCATACTCCATGGTAACAAGGTCCTCTCTTCAGTATCCTCCATTCCCAAGCCCCTTTCAGATGAAGTGCTGTGGAATGAGTGGCTGGACTTTGATGTTCTTCTTAGGGATCTGCCACGTGGAGCTAAGCTGGGTCTCACTATTAACGAAAGTCCTAGTGACATGTCTGCTGCAACAAAAGTGCCATCGCCTTCAAGCAACAAAACAATAGACTTGCTGAAAGGGAGAGGAAAAGTGCTCTACTTTGTCAACCTACTCCTCATAGATCACAG GTCTGTTCTGAGCCAGGGGCCCTACACACTGCACATGTGGTCACACCCTGGCCTGGATGATGAGGCCATCACCTACCAAGCAGACAAGCTGTCAACTGCTACTAACCCAGACATAGCTGACTCCATGGCTATCAGCTTCCTTTTAGACCGCTACAGCTTTCCTGTGGTTGTCCCAAATACTGTTACCAACTCTGAATGTTCCAACTCCAGAGAACGTGAGAATCACGAATCTCATGTCCCCCCACCCTTGCCTATCAAAAGATATTCTTTGCCAGCAAACTCACTGGCTGACAGTGTAACTCTCAAATCCCCAACTACAGCCATCAACACCAAAAAGCCATGCCTCAGAAGGTTTCGGGAGGAAAGTGTCCGTTATGCCTCCAGTCTACCCCAGTACTTGCGTAATGTTGACTGGATGAACCGCAATTCGGTTGAAGATGTCCACTGGCTACTGGGATACTGGCAACCTGGGGAACTGGATGTAACAGTGGCATTGGAGCTACTAAGCATGGATTTTGCAGACGAGTTTATCAGGAGACTGGCAGTGAAGAGACTGGAGAGTCTGTCGAATGATGATGTGTTGAAGTATTTGCTTCAGCTTGTGCAG ATCCTAAAAGTGGAACCTTACCATGACAGTTTCCTCGCTCGGTACCTCATCCAAAGAGCTCTGCGG AGCAAAAGAATCGGACACTTCTTCTTCTGGTACGTTCGCAGTGAGGTAGCAGGGTGCCCGTATTACCGACAGCGCATGGCTGTGATTCTGGAGGCCTACCTGCTGGGCTGTGGTCAGGCCATGCTCGACAGCTTCACCCAGCAGGTCCAGGCGGTGGAGGCCCTGCAGGAGGTCGCTGTCATCATTAAAAACCTGTACCCTGACAAGACCAACCTTGATTCTACAA CTCCCTTCCGGCTTCAGGGACTTCTTAGAGACAGTAACCTGCCAAATGAATTCTTGCTGCCCTTTGACCCTCGCATTAAATGTGGAAGGATCCTG CTCGATAAATGCAAAGTAATGGCCTCAAAGAAGAAGCCTCTGTGGCTGGAGTTCTCTCCCATGCCATCACCTACCTCCGCCACACCTGTTGGAATAATCTTCAAAGAGGGGGATGACCTCAGACAGGACATGCTGGTCATTCAG GCACTGGTGCTGATGGACTCCATCTGGAAGGAGAAATCCCTGGACCTCAATCTTGTTCCATATGGCTGCATCTCCACTGGACACAACATAG GTATGATTGAGATTGTGAGGAATGCAACAACGATCGCTGCGGTCCAGAGGAGCCAAGGAGGAGCAACTGGAGCCTTCAAAAATAATGCTCTGTTTGAGTGGCTCAAGTCCAAATGTCCACTACAGGAAATT CACTTCAAGAACGTGGAGAGATTTGTGAATTCCTGTGCTGGTTACTGTGTGGCCACATATGTACTGGGTATAGGCGATCGacacaatgacaacatcatGATCAGAGAAGACG GGAACTTGTTTCACATTGACTTCGGACACATCCTGGGTAACAGGAAGCACTTTCTTGGCGTGAAAAGGGAGCGAGCACCTTTCGTCCTCACACCTGACTTCCTGTATGTCATGGGCAGGGTCGATGGTCGCAACAGCCTCTACTTTCAGCGTTTTAGG GACACCTGCACAGAAGCATACCTCTCCCTGCGCTCCCACTCTCGTCTGTTGGTGACTCttttctccctcatgctgcTCACGGGCATCCCAGAGCTGAGCGCTGCAGAGGATATGCGCTACTTGCGGGTGGCACTCCAGGAGGAGCAGAATGAGGCAGATGCCAGGGAGCACTTTCTCCAACAAATCTCTGAGTGTGAGAAGCTGGGCTGGACTGTGCAGGCCAACTTCTGGATCCACATGATGGGAGGCATCAAGTAG